A region of the Dickeya chrysanthemi NCPPB 402 genome:
AAAATTGTTGGTACGACGCAGTACATCCGCCCGGAACAGTTTCGCCGTCAGCCCTTTATCGCCGCCGGCCTGCGCCAGCGGTTCGCTCAGCGTCAACGCCTGCGCCGTATCGCCGCTCTTCATCGCCTGCTGAGCATTCGCCAGTTGGGCGTAGAAACGGGCGTCGTCCGCCTGCTGCCGGCGCTGTGCACTGTTCTCGCCGCCTTGCCGGGCGGCACGCTCCAGCCAGGACGCCGCGGCGGCGAAATCGCCGCGACGCTGGGCGGCATACCCCATGCCCGCCAGCGCATCCGCGTCTTCCGGGTTAGCCTGCAGCACCTGGCCGAATGCGGTTTGCGCACTGGACAGATCGCCGCTGTTGAGCGCGGTAAAGCCTGTGTCTTTCTCGTTGCCGCCCACATTTTTGCGGTAATAGTCCATCACCGCGGTATCCTGCGGATGCCGCTGCTGGTAGAGCTGATAGAGCGGGACGTCGTCTATCTTCGGCGCCAGCCACAGCAACGCCTGCCGCATCGCCTGATCGGCATCGGCGCTGCCGGACGCCAGCCCGCTCAGCATCTGCACCCCTTCGCGGCGGGTCGGCTCCTGATAGGTCAGCGCTTTGCCGAGCGCCACGGCGGCATGGGTATCCTGCGGGTGCGCCGCCGCAAACTCGCGCAGGTGGTCAATCGCTTGCGGCAATAATGTACGGTCGCCCGCCATGGTCAGGTAGTATTCCGCTGCGATGCTGGCCGGCGGCTGGTTGCCGCTAAACAGATTGCGCCAGGTTTGCAGCGACGCGCTGATATTACCGCTGCGCGCCTGCTGACGCGCCAGCGCCAGTTGCGACGGCGGAATAGTCGCGGCCTGTCGGGCATTATCCAGCGCCTGCAATAGCGGGTCCTGCGGCGATGCCTTGCTCAGGCGCTCACGCCATTTGGTGGCCTCGGCGTTATCGCCGCCGTTTTGGGCGTACAACGCCATCAGGTACAACGCCTGCGAGTTGTTGGCGTCCACCATCAGGATTTTTTGCAGCGCGTTGCGGGCAAGATCGTCGTGAGAACGCTGATGCCAGTAATCCGCCTGTTCAAACAGCGCCTGTAGCGCCGGATTAGCCGGTGCCGCCAGTGCACAGGTCGACAGCATACCGCCGACCAGCACCCCGGAAAGAGACAGTGACTGACGGATGCGGGCTGTTAATGTCGTCATCTTCATAGGTGGCTCACTTATTTTTTATCCGATCCCGCATCACGTCGGGTCGACAGCCTTTTCTCCGCCTGTCGCCGGAGGATCGATGCCAGGCTCAGCCCTATGGCCGCCGCCAGCAGCATTGCGGCGACCGCCATCAACACCGAATGCTGATTGGCGTACCAGACAATCATCATGTACCAGGGCATTTCACCACTGGGGAACTGTGGCCCCACCCGGAAACTGCGCACGCTGTTTTCGTCGGTAATGATGGCGGTATCGCCCCGCACCGCGGCGTTAATGTTCGGTGAGTTCAGATCGCCATATAGCCGCAATAACTGCTCGTCGTCGCTGCCGGTGGCAACCACCACCACATGTTCGGGACTCCACGGCGAACGATAGCTCAGGAAACCGCGCCAGGCTTCGTTAGACGAGAAGTAACGGTCGGCATCCAGCGGCGTGCGGTCCCAGTCGCCGGTCACCAGGGTTCGGAAACGCTCCCCGATGCCGGGCGTCTTCACGCCAAAGGTATGGTCATTGACCATGTAGGGCGAATCGGCCAACAGTTTTTGATTGAACGCCGCCTGCTGCAGCGTGGTCACCGTCAGAACATCGCTGTTTTCCAGTTTCTGGCGGTCAGCGCCGTTGTCCGGCAAGCCGAACATCACACGGTTGTGATTAAGGCTGACCCCTGTGGCGTCGCCGGCGCGGCCGGCCAGATCCAGCAACAGACCGATTTCGGCATCGGAGGGATTTTCCGGCAGCAGCATCACGGTTTGCGCGTAATCCGCCTGGCGGGTGAACGGAAATGCCACGCCTACAAAATAGGACAGATTCGGCAACAAGGTGAAATGGCGCGTCCGGCTCAGATCGATCGACGCGCTATCGGCAATCTGGCTCTTGATGTTGTTATTCAGCAGCACACTGCACGGCGCATCCTCTTTCGCACGGATGTTGAAGTAGAGCTGGAACTGGTTATAGCCGTAAATCAGATACGGGTCGACCTTCAGCGTATAGCTCTCCTGGCGGGTATCGCCGCCCATCTCGCGCCACAGTTGTTGCAACACGCCAATCTTGTTCACCGTCAGGTTGCGCAGGAACGTGCCGTTGAGCATCACGTTCAGGTACGAACGGTTTTCATCAATCCAGCTTTCCGACGGGAAACGGTAATCGACTTGTACCGGAATGGCATCGCCGTCCCACAGGAATAAATCCGGCGCGGCGCGGAAATTAATCCGCAGCGCCTCATGCCAGAGCCCGCTGACCGTCATGTTTTGATCGGCGCGCTTCAGTTCGCTCAACCGTACCGGCCGATCGGTATTGATCCAACGCGGTACGTCATAAGCGCGGCGAAACGGTATCGTCTGCGGCGTGACCGAAAGGGTGGAAGCATCGCCGGTCAACGGCTGGCTGGCCAGACGGTACGCCGCCTGTCGCAGTTGCTCGTCATCCTTGCCGACCACCAGCATCAGTTTGTAAACAGGATTCACCGGGTTATCAATCAGTTGCAGCGTAGGCACGGCGACTTCCGGCAGCGTCAACGCGCCGACTTTCTCCCCTGGGCGGCCAAACACCATGCCGTTTTTTTCGGGCAACGCATCGCGTATTACCGGGAACGTCACGCCGTAGCCGTCCATCCGCGTCCCCAGCCAGGAGGCGACCAGCGATGCCGCGCTGACTTGCCCCGGCGTCACACTCGCCGGAAACACCATGGTTACCGAGGCGGGCGTCATCTGCAACGGGTCGACGAACGGACGCGGGAAATTCTCCAGCCGGGTGCCGATATCAAGCTGCTGCCCTTCCAGATGCAGAATCGTGGTCGGCAGGATGGTCAGGTTGTAGCGGGTCGCGCTATCGCGCTCGCATAGCAGGCGGTCGGCATCATTGATGCGAAAACTCAGGTTGTTGCTGGATACCACCATCGCGGCAGGAATATCCAGTTGAAACAGCGTGCTGTCGCCCGTCGCGGCATTCAGCGGCACGGTGCCCAACGGCTGACCGTTCAGCATCAGTTGCATCGAGGTATTCAGCGCCGCCAGTTCCGGCGATACCCGCAACGCCAGATCCAACCGCGCGTTGGTGACCACCTGGTCGCCCGGCAGAGTAAAAATCACCCCGGCCTGCGCCTGACCGCCCGCCAGCGTGATCCCCTGCGTTTGCCCCATCTGCGCCACGGAAACATCGCTGGACAGCGGCTGGTAGCCTGCGCCGGCCTGATCGCCGACAGCCGCGGGCAGCAACATGGCCGGCGTCGTTAACGACGGCGATACCGGCGACGGAGACTCCGGCGCTATCGGCGCCGCATCCGGCTCCGCCGGGAGCAATGACGTTGATGATGTTGATAACGTTGATGACGTTGCCGGGGCCGGCGACGTTACCGGCGGCATCGCAGGTAACGATATCGTCGGCGCCGATTCCGTCGTGGCTGTCTGCGGAGTACCACCGGGGCTGAGCATCGCAGGCAGCGGCTCATCCGCCGTATTATCGCCGGCCGCCAGCACGCCGCCCGCGCCCAGCGTCAACACGCTGCTCACACACAGTGACAGCAGCGCTTTTAGAAAACGTGGCGTCATCATGCTGCGGCGTCCTCTTTTTTCAGGTCCGCTTTTCTGCCGCGGCCCCGCAAACTCATCCAGAAGAACGCGCAAACCGTACAGACTACCGCCCACAGCGAGCGCAAAGGGCGATCCTGCGGCCAGGGCTTGCCCATCCAGGCATCCGCACGCGACAACACCACGCGTACCAGCGCCCGGCGCTGGGCCAGCGGAATATCATCGAATCGCAGGCGAATGGTGTCGTCGTCCGCCGCCACCGACTGCGCCGGCAGGCAGATTTCGCTGGATTGCAGCAACAGTTCAACCGCCTCAATCTCATCGGTTTTGTGGCGCTGGTCCGGCGCTTTAAGCTGCACCCCGCCCATCGACAGATTGACGGTGGTGGTGCGGGATGCAATACCGCTGGCGTAATGGATAATGGCCGGCACATCCACATCAATACGGATGGTCTTGCGCACCTGTTTAGTTTCCCGCGCCACGGCGATCGCCGCCAGCAGGGTCAACAAGCTGAGCAGCGCCCATCCCACGTTCAGCAGCATCACATAAGGGTCAACATTGAAATAATCATGCGCGACAATGCGGGTAATGCCGGCCACCACGCCTGCACCCAGCAACACCGCCGCAACGATATGCGGCCGCACGATACGAAAATCAAAAAAACCTTCGTCCAGCAACCCGCCTTTATCGGTCACGTTAAATTTGCCGCGCGTCGGCGAAAACAGGGTGACGATCGTCGGAATCACCAGATGGAACGCCATCACCGTTTCGTAGATTTCGCCCCAGAAGCTGTACCGAAAACGCCCGTTCATGCGCGAGTTAAGGTACATCGACACCATCAGATGCGGCAGCGCATAGGCAAAGATCATCGCCGCCGAAGCATGAATAATATTGAGATTAAACAGCAGGTAGGCCAGCGGCGCGGTCAGAAACACCACGCGCGGTAAGCCGAACTGGAAATGCAACATGGCATTGAGGTAACACAACCGCTGCGGCCAGCTCAGCCCACGGCCGAATAACGGGTTATCGACCCGGAAGATTTGCGTCATGCCGCGCGCCCAGCGGGTACGCTGAATCACATGCAGCACCAGCCGTTCGGTCGCCAGCCCTGCCGCCAGCGGCATCGACAGAAAAGCCGACTTCCAGCCTTTGCGCTGCATCTTGATGGCGGTATGCGCGTCTTCCGTCACGGTTTCCACCGCAAAGCCGCCGATCTCGTCCAGCGCCGAACGACGAATCACCGCACAGGAGCCGCAGAAAAAGGCCGCGTTCCAAAGATCATTGCCTTGTTGCACCGGCCCGTAAAACAGCGCGCCTTCGTTCGGCATATTACGCGCCGCGCGCAGGTTACGTTCGAACGGATCCGGCGAGTAGAAGTAATGCGGCGTCTGCAACAACGCCAGCTTCGGGTCCGACAGGAACGGGCCGACCGTCGCCTGCAGGAAAATACGCTTGGCGACATGGTCGCAGTCAAACACGCAAATCAGTTCGCCCTGCGTCAACCTGAGCGCATGGTTGAGATTACCGGCCTTGGCGTGAGCATTGTTATCGCGGGTGATATAACCGACGCCCGCTTGCGAAGCGAACACGGCAAACTCGCTGCGCTTGCCGTCATCCAGCAGATAGATTTTCATTTTTTCGCGTGGGTAGTCGATGCACTGCGCCGCCAGCACCGTATCACGCACCACATCCAGGCTCTCGTTATAGGTAGGGATATACACATCCACCGTCGGCCACAATTGGGTGTCCTCCGGCATCGGCTCAATCACCCGCTCCAGCGGCCAGGCCGTCTGGAGAAAACCTAATAACAAAATAACCCAGACATAGAGCTCGGCGATAAATAAGCCAATACCCAGAATAGCTTCAATTTCAGAATTGAAATGCAGGGTTGCCGTTGCCCGCCAGTATATATAGCGTGTCGAGGTCAATACCGACAAAACAATCAGTATGACCGTGACTTGCCGACTCTTGTTTAATCCCAGCAAAAACATCAGCGCCAGGCTAATCAGGCCGAATATATATTGTTTTTCACTGTCCATCGGGGTGATGACAATCACCGCCGCAACCGGTAGCAATAACAACAACACGGTTAAAAACAGGATTTTTTTCATCGATTATCCTGATATTTCATTGATGGAAAACGTTCGCGCGCACATACCTTGCGCTGAGAAAGCCAGCCGGGGAACATGAATTCCGTACGGATTAGGCCGAACCGGCGCTTAATTGGCCGGAACAGTCTGGTAGGCTGGAAAATCGGCGTGAACTTCTCCGTTACCGATGCGGATATCCAACAGCGACGCAACGCGTTTTCCAATCAGCTCAATATCAAACGCCGCGGCGGAAACCGGGCTGAAATCAAAAATAGATCGCTGGGAAGCGTTGGCCTCAGCGACGCTTTCATCGCGGTGTACGCTGCCTATCAGTTTATCCGGCATACGTTGCTGGACAAACGACGCCACCTGACTGCTGATCGTACGGCGGTTATCCGTCTGGTTCAGCAACAGGTAAGATCCCTTGCGGCGGTTCAGCGCCTGGCCAGTCAGCTTGTTGCCCTCAATGTGCGGCATCAACGACAGAGAGGCGGTATCCGCCATCATCACCACCAGATGCAGATCGGCCAGTTCGGTCATCGCCTTCAGCGCCGGGCTCGGCCCGGGCGGGAAATCCGCCACGATCACCAGCCCCGGATAGTTCATCACCGTACTCAGACCG
Encoded here:
- the bcsB gene encoding cellulose biosynthesis cyclic di-GMP-binding regulatory protein BcsB; protein product: MMTPRFLKALLSLCVSSVLTLGAGGVLAAGDNTADEPLPAMLSPGGTPQTATTESAPTISLPAMPPVTSPAPATSSTLSTSSTSLLPAEPDAAPIAPESPSPVSPSLTTPAMLLPAAVGDQAGAGYQPLSSDVSVAQMGQTQGITLAGGQAQAGVIFTLPGDQVVTNARLDLALRVSPELAALNTSMQLMLNGQPLGTVPLNAATGDSTLFQLDIPAAMVVSSNNLSFRINDADRLLCERDSATRYNLTILPTTILHLEGQQLDIGTRLENFPRPFVDPLQMTPASVTMVFPASVTPGQVSAASLVASWLGTRMDGYGVTFPVIRDALPEKNGMVFGRPGEKVGALTLPEVAVPTLQLIDNPVNPVYKLMLVVGKDDEQLRQAAYRLASQPLTGDASTLSVTPQTIPFRRAYDVPRWINTDRPVRLSELKRADQNMTVSGLWHEALRINFRAAPDLFLWDGDAIPVQVDYRFPSESWIDENRSYLNVMLNGTFLRNLTVNKIGVLQQLWREMGGDTRQESYTLKVDPYLIYGYNQFQLYFNIRAKEDAPCSVLLNNNIKSQIADSASIDLSRTRHFTLLPNLSYFVGVAFPFTRQADYAQTVMLLPENPSDAEIGLLLDLAGRAGDATGVSLNHNRVMFGLPDNGADRQKLENSDVLTVTTLQQAAFNQKLLADSPYMVNDHTFGVKTPGIGERFRTLVTGDWDRTPLDADRYFSSNEAWRGFLSYRSPWSPEHVVVVATGSDDEQLLRLYGDLNSPNINAAVRGDTAIITDENSVRSFRVGPQFPSGEMPWYMMIVWYANQHSVLMAVAAMLLAAAIGLSLASILRRQAEKRLSTRRDAGSDKK
- the bcsA gene encoding UDP-forming cellulose synthase catalytic subunit; the encoded protein is MKKILFLTVLLLLLPVAAVIVITPMDSEKQYIFGLISLALMFLLGLNKSRQVTVILIVLSVLTSTRYIYWRATATLHFNSEIEAILGIGLFIAELYVWVILLLGFLQTAWPLERVIEPMPEDTQLWPTVDVYIPTYNESLDVVRDTVLAAQCIDYPREKMKIYLLDDGKRSEFAVFASQAGVGYITRDNNAHAKAGNLNHALRLTQGELICVFDCDHVAKRIFLQATVGPFLSDPKLALLQTPHYFYSPDPFERNLRAARNMPNEGALFYGPVQQGNDLWNAAFFCGSCAVIRRSALDEIGGFAVETVTEDAHTAIKMQRKGWKSAFLSMPLAAGLATERLVLHVIQRTRWARGMTQIFRVDNPLFGRGLSWPQRLCYLNAMLHFQFGLPRVVFLTAPLAYLLFNLNIIHASAAMIFAYALPHLMVSMYLNSRMNGRFRYSFWGEIYETVMAFHLVIPTIVTLFSPTRGKFNVTDKGGLLDEGFFDFRIVRPHIVAAVLLGAGVVAGITRIVAHDYFNVDPYVMLLNVGWALLSLLTLLAAIAVARETKQVRKTIRIDVDVPAIIHYASGIASRTTTVNLSMGGVQLKAPDQRHKTDEIEAVELLLQSSEICLPAQSVAADDDTIRLRFDDIPLAQRRALVRVVLSRADAWMGKPWPQDRPLRSLWAVVCTVCAFFWMSLRGRGRKADLKKEDAAA
- the bcsQ gene encoding cellulose biosynthesis protein BcsQ, which codes for MPLVCVCSPKGGVGKTTMAANLAYALARGGSKVLAIDFDVQNALRLHFGVPLGDERGYVAKSDETADWSQSILTTDDNIFVLPYGNVTEEQRLAFEHRLTTDPLFIKRGLSTVMNYPGLVIVADFPPGPSPALKAMTELADLHLVVMMADTASLSLMPHIEGNKLTGQALNRRKGSYLLLNQTDNRRTISSQVASFVQQRMPDKLIGSVHRDESVAEANASQRSIFDFSPVSAAAFDIELIGKRVASLLDIRIGNGEVHADFPAYQTVPAN